In the Artemia franciscana chromosome 1, ASM3288406v1, whole genome shotgun sequence genome, one interval contains:
- the LOC136031898 gene encoding mitochondrial tRNA-specific 2-thiouridylase 1-like isoform X2: MKIKRVVCAISGGVDSAASAFLLKSRGYEVIGVFMKNWDLTDEKGQCTLAEDAEDAYNVCKKLSIPFKEVSFVKEYWNDVFLNFIKEYQTGWTPNPDVLCNKRIKFKAFFEHCQDKIGFDAVATGHYAKTSFGEELETFDASKGVRLLKSFDQLKDQTFFLSQIPQDALQFTMFPVGGMTKNIVKEIANSAGLSKISQKKESTGICFVGKRHFQDFIADYILPNPGPFVHIETKEVLAQHQGIHNWTIGQRCLIGGEKVRHFVAEKDPTTNSIFVAPGTDHPSLYRSTFFTDRPHWIHSWPRDLMETQMTTVKFRFQHTKPLIDAVLTLTGNNQLIVSLVQPTRALTPGQYAVFYKGEECLGSARIIKLGPSEYHMNYKSFITI, from the exons GGTATGAAGTTATTGGAGTTTTTATGAAGAATTGGGACCTGACTGATGAGAAAGGCCAATGTACATTGGCTGAAGATGCTGAAGATGCCTATAATGTCTGTAAAAAACTCAGTATTCCTTTTAAGGAAGTTTCTTTTGTTAAAGAGTATTGGAATGACGTTTTTCT caatttCATTAAGGAATATCAGACAGGCTGGACACCGAATCCCGATGTTCTGTGCAATAAAAGGATCAAATTCAAGGCATTTTTTGAGCACTGCCAAGATAAAATCGGCTTTGATGCTGTGGCCACAGGGCACTATGCTAAAACTTCTTTTGGTGAAGAATTAGAAACTTTTGATGCTTCAAAGG GTGTTCGACTTTTGAAGTCTTTTGACCAATTAAAGGATCAGACATTTTTCTTGTCACAGATACCCCAAGACGCCCTTCAGTTCACAATGTTTCCCGTTGGTGgaatgaccaaaaatattgttaaagAAATAGCAAACTCTGCAGGATTAAGCAAgatttcccagaaaaaagaaagcacTGGAATATGTTTTGTTGGCAAAAGACATTTTCAGGATTTCATAGCAGAT TACATTTTACCCAATCCTGGTCCCTTTGTTCACATAGAAACCAAGGAAGTACTGGCTCAGCATCAGGGAATCCATAATTGGACTATAGGACAGCGTTGTCTTATTGGCGGGGAGAAGGTTAGACACTTCGTAGCGGAAAAGGATCCTACAACAAACTCAATTTTCGTC GCCCCTGGAACCGATCATCCATCTTTATATAGGTCAACATTCTTTACGGATCGACCACATTGGATTCATAGTTGGCCCAGAGATCTAATGGAAACACAGATGACTACTGTAAAGTTTAGGTTCCAGCACACCAAACCCCTCATAGATGCTGTACTTACACTAACCGGAAATAATCAACTGATAGTCAGTCTGGTACAGCCAACGAGGGCGCTCACTCCTGGTCAG tatGCCGTATTCTATAAAGGTGAAGAATGCCTCGGAAGTGCAAGAATCATTAAGCTTGGCCCCTCGGAATATCATATGAACTACAAAAGTTTCATCACAATATAG
- the LOC136031898 gene encoding mitochondrial tRNA-specific 2-thiouridylase 1-like isoform X1, with the protein MWNRSQLGMLHNLDEVHNVSKILYRISTLPYLAGYEVIGVFMKNWDLTDEKGQCTLAEDAEDAYNVCKKLSIPFKEVSFVKEYWNDVFLNFIKEYQTGWTPNPDVLCNKRIKFKAFFEHCQDKIGFDAVATGHYAKTSFGEELETFDASKGVRLLKSFDQLKDQTFFLSQIPQDALQFTMFPVGGMTKNIVKEIANSAGLSKISQKKESTGICFVGKRHFQDFIADYILPNPGPFVHIETKEVLAQHQGIHNWTIGQRCLIGGEKVRHFVAEKDPTTNSIFVAPGTDHPSLYRSTFFTDRPHWIHSWPRDLMETQMTTVKFRFQHTKPLIDAVLTLTGNNQLIVSLVQPTRALTPGQYAVFYKGEECLGSARIIKLGPSEYHMNYKSFITI; encoded by the exons GGTATGAAGTTATTGGAGTTTTTATGAAGAATTGGGACCTGACTGATGAGAAAGGCCAATGTACATTGGCTGAAGATGCTGAAGATGCCTATAATGTCTGTAAAAAACTCAGTATTCCTTTTAAGGAAGTTTCTTTTGTTAAAGAGTATTGGAATGACGTTTTTCT caatttCATTAAGGAATATCAGACAGGCTGGACACCGAATCCCGATGTTCTGTGCAATAAAAGGATCAAATTCAAGGCATTTTTTGAGCACTGCCAAGATAAAATCGGCTTTGATGCTGTGGCCACAGGGCACTATGCTAAAACTTCTTTTGGTGAAGAATTAGAAACTTTTGATGCTTCAAAGG GTGTTCGACTTTTGAAGTCTTTTGACCAATTAAAGGATCAGACATTTTTCTTGTCACAGATACCCCAAGACGCCCTTCAGTTCACAATGTTTCCCGTTGGTGgaatgaccaaaaatattgttaaagAAATAGCAAACTCTGCAGGATTAAGCAAgatttcccagaaaaaagaaagcacTGGAATATGTTTTGTTGGCAAAAGACATTTTCAGGATTTCATAGCAGAT TACATTTTACCCAATCCTGGTCCCTTTGTTCACATAGAAACCAAGGAAGTACTGGCTCAGCATCAGGGAATCCATAATTGGACTATAGGACAGCGTTGTCTTATTGGCGGGGAGAAGGTTAGACACTTCGTAGCGGAAAAGGATCCTACAACAAACTCAATTTTCGTC GCCCCTGGAACCGATCATCCATCTTTATATAGGTCAACATTCTTTACGGATCGACCACATTGGATTCATAGTTGGCCCAGAGATCTAATGGAAACACAGATGACTACTGTAAAGTTTAGGTTCCAGCACACCAAACCCCTCATAGATGCTGTACTTACACTAACCGGAAATAATCAACTGATAGTCAGTCTGGTACAGCCAACGAGGGCGCTCACTCCTGGTCAG tatGCCGTATTCTATAAAGGTGAAGAATGCCTCGGAAGTGCAAGAATCATTAAGCTTGGCCCCTCGGAATATCATATGAACTACAAAAGTTTCATCACAATATAG